The following are encoded together in the Octopus sinensis linkage group LG15, ASM634580v1, whole genome shotgun sequence genome:
- the LOC115219909 gene encoding octopamine receptor beta-2R, translating into MQINQTASRTNMADFTNETYVEESSLDFLFIFRSIAMVAIMVCAVFGNFLVIISVYKFYRLRVLTNYFIVSLAFADLLVALMVMPFSASIEIMNGQWFFGRTMCDIFNANDVLFSTASILHLCCISMDRYIAIMYPLKYDCHMTRVRVLVMLVITWVSSVCISYIPVHSQLYTTKENVLELYNATNTCPFVVNTQYAVMSSFVSFWIPGAIMVCLYVKIYLEARRQEHAIQSTVMLHTNYHSGLLANGSRYTDTSEQRNERKRIKREHKAAKTLGIIMGAFLACFMPFFSWYVITNICQEACPYPPVLSSTLFWIGYFNSCLNPIIYAYFNRDFRNAFIKLLKLEKCRCFRQDSDVVHLNYATNISDHKDMTSVHLSVDTRRQPV; encoded by the coding sequence atgcaaataaatcaaactgCAAGCCGAACAAACATGGCTGACTTTACAAACGAAACTTATGTAGAGGAATCTTCACTTGATTTCCTCTTTATTTTTAGGTCTATAGCAATGGTTGCTATAATGGTGTGCGCTGTTTTCGGGAACTTTCTGGTCATAATTAGCGTGTATAAATTCTATCGTCTACGAGTGTTAACGAACTATTTCATTGTGTCATTGGCGTTTGCAGACTTATTAGTCGCTTTAATGGTCATGCCGTTTAGTGCTAGTATCGAAATCATGAACGGCCAATGGTTTTTCGGCCGTACTATGTGTGATATATTTAATGCGAACGACGTTCTTTTCAGTACGGCTTCCATTTTGCATCTTTGTTGCATCAGTATGGATCGTTACATAGCTATAATGTATCCGTTAAAATATGATTGTCATATGACAAGGGTACGAGTATTAGTGATGCTCGTTATAACATGGGTGTCTTCAGTGTGTATATCTTACATTCCAGTTCATTCTCAGCTCTACACCACCAAAGAAAATGTTTTGGAGCTGTACAATGCAACGAACACGTGTCCGTTCGTAGTCAACACTCAATATGCAGTTATGTCGTCTTTCGTTTCGTTTTGGATACCTGGTGCGATAAtggtttgtttgtatgtaaaaatatatttggaaGCTCGCAGACAAGAGCACGCTATTCAATCGACAGTGATGCTTCACACGAACTATCATAGTGGCCTATTGGCCAACGGAAGTCGATATACGGATACGTCAGAACAAAGAAATGAACGAAAGCGAATAAAGCGTGAACATAAAGCAGCTAAAACGCTGGGGATCATAATGGGCGCATTTCTTGCTTGTTTTATGCCGTTCTTCTCCTGGTATGTAATCACAAACATCTGCCAAGAGGCTTGCCCTTATCCCCCCGTATTGAGTTCGACACTATTCTGGATCGGTTACTTTAATTCCTGTCTAAACCCTATAATCTATGCTTACTTCAATAGAGACTTTAGAAATGCTTTCATCAAACTGCTCAAACTTGAAAAATGCCGTTGTTTCCGGCAAGATTCCGACGTCGTTCATTTAAACTATGCTACGAATATCTCAGACCACAAAGACATGACAAGCGTTCATCTAAGTGTAGACACCCGGAGGCAACCAGTATAA